The Chitinophagaceae bacterium genome window below encodes:
- a CDS encoding RsmF rRNA methyltransferase first C-terminal domain-containing protein, translating into MAIASNWLQSTEDLSFILQGQNIAVVPAQWNETIQYLMQELKVRYAGVELGTIAKNDLIPEHALALSTVIPMLLFPT; encoded by the coding sequence ATGGCCATTGCATCCAACTGGCTACAGTCAACAGAAGATTTATCATTCATCTTACAGGGGCAAAATATTGCAGTCGTTCCCGCTCAATGGAATGAGACTATTCAATACCTGATGCAGGAACTGAAAGTGCGCTATGCAGGAGTAGAGCTGGGTACTATTGCCAAGAACGATTTGATTCCTGAACATGCACTGGCTTTATCAACTGTCATCCCCATGCTTTTGTTTCCCACTTGA
- a CDS encoding RsmB/NOP family class I SAM-dependent RNA methyltransferase, which translates to MKQSVDLSQPLLVLDLCAAPGGKSTLLQSIISKESLLVSNEVIHSRVNILKENLIKWGSSNVVVTNNDPKEFSKLKGLFDVAVIDAPCSGSGLFRRDPEAIKEWSEDNVQLCSQRQQRIIADVWDCLKEDGVLIYSTCSYSSEEDEEILDWLSKEFNVESLRLNVDEGWSIDETQSSQGAYGYRFWPYKVKGEGFLLLHSERRKMLIR; encoded by the coding sequence ATGAAACAATCCGTTGATCTTTCGCAGCCATTGCTGGTACTTGATCTTTGTGCAGCTCCCGGTGGTAAATCAACTTTGCTGCAATCCATCATCAGCAAAGAAAGTTTACTGGTGAGTAATGAAGTGATTCATTCAAGGGTAAATATTCTTAAAGAAAATCTAATCAAGTGGGGTAGCAGCAATGTAGTTGTAACCAACAATGACCCCAAAGAGTTTTCAAAACTGAAAGGTTTGTTTGATGTGGCAGTAATTGATGCACCCTGCAGTGGCAGTGGTTTGTTTCGCCGTGATCCGGAAGCCATCAAGGAATGGAGCGAAGATAATGTGCAGCTCTGCAGTCAGCGGCAGCAAAGGATCATTGCAGATGTATGGGATTGTTTAAAAGAAGATGGGGTATTGATCTATTCCACCTGCTCATATTCCTCAGAAGAAGATGAGGAGATACTGGATTGGTTAAGCAAAGAGTTTAATGTTGAAAGTTTACGATTGAACGTTGATGAAGGCTGGAGTATTGATGAAACGCAATCATCACAGGGAGCTTATGGTTATCGCTTCTGGCCATACAAAGTAAAAGGCGAAGGTTTTTTATTGCTGCATTCAGAAAGAAGGAAGATGCTGATACGGTAA